The following DNA comes from Fervidobacterium gondwanense DSM 13020.
ATTTAATAGCCACAGCACATAATCTGAACGACTTGCTTGAAACAATTATTCTACGTCTTGCAAAGGGAACTGGACCATTTGGCATGGTTGGGCTCAAACCGCTGAGTGGAGAACACCTACGCCCACTTCTCTTTTTTACTCGTGAGGAGATAGAGAGTTACGCGATAGCAAGAAATCTTACTTTCTTTACAGACGCTTCGAATTTTGATGAAAGATACGAGAGAAACTATATAAGGCACCGGATTGTTCCGCTTCTGAGAAAGTTGAACCCATCAATAGAAAGAGCCGCAGAATCCTTAGCGCAAAGCACGTGGAAACTGGATGAATACATTGAGAGCGTAGTAGAAAAGACAGAAAGGTTTCGTACGAACGATCGATTGTTTTTTAAGTTAAGCGAAGATAGATACATTCAGATAGAACAGGTCAGGCGTTTTGCGATGGAGTTTTTCGGTAAACCGCTCGACAGGGAAAAGATAGAAAGATTCGAAAATGCGAAATCAAAATCATTTAAAGTTTCATTCTGGAGAAATTTGGGAATGGAGGTTTCTCACGGATGGGTCATGATGGGTGATATTATTTCGCATGAACGGTTTGAATATACTTTAACAATAGAAAGACATGGTAATGAAACTATATTTTGTCCAAATGAAAAGAGATATTATATCAATGGGTACTTTATAGAATTTATAAACCGTGATATAATGTTACCGTACGGTGTTGACAAAATTGTTCTAATAGTGAGGAATTGGATGGAAGGTGATAGAACGCTGGAAGGGAAGAAGGTAAAGGAAGTGTTCAACGAAAGAAAAGTGCCGACGTTTCTGCGGAGAATGATACCTTTAATTGAGTACAACGACAAAATTGTTTTTATACCGCATATTTACAAATCAAGATTTCTCGATAGTTTAAATATTCAGGTTGTAGTGAAAGGAGGTTTTGGTATTGAATCGTAGCATTGGCTCTATAATCTTTCTGATACTAATAGCTCTCTCGCTGTTTTGGATATACGAAGGATTTGTCAACTCGAAGAGTGCTATTGAAGTCAATATGAGTTATAGTGATTTCGTGAAGCGAATGGGTGATGGAGAAACCGATATCGCGAAAGTTACTATCAAAGACGATGGTAATTTAAGAGTGGAA
Coding sequences within:
- the tilS gene encoding tRNA lysidine(34) synthetase TilS, translating into MMFSDLSSQKGKNEHGGMFERFEGIVRKYAPTEVSFLLAVSGGVDSIVMLDLFIRLKAKRQLKIGVATFNHKLRKEADEEVEFVKKFCEDHSIPFYTACADVKAYAYINKLSLEEAARILRYEFLHSVKNSYGYNLIATAHNLNDLLETIILRLAKGTGPFGMVGLKPLSGEHLRPLLFFTREEIESYAIARNLTFFTDASNFDERYERNYIRHRIVPLLRKLNPSIERAAESLAQSTWKLDEYIESVVEKTERFRTNDRLFFKLSEDRYIQIEQVRRFAMEFFGKPLDREKIERFENAKSKSFKVSFWRNLGMEVSHGWVMMGDIISHERFEYTLTIERHGNETIFCPNEKRYYINGYFIEFINRDIMLPYGVDKIVLIVRNWMEGDRTLEGKKVKEVFNERKVPTFLRRMIPLIEYNDKIVFIPHIYKSRFLDSLNIQVVVKGGFGIES